The Echinicola rosea genome has a segment encoding these proteins:
- a CDS encoding RagB/SusD family nutrient uptake outer membrane protein: protein MNSIQNHIIMAMIISIVHLLASCNGFLDEKPNKSIVIPDNFEAIRAILDASESMGRSGAIPVMAADEFTTDAAGLARWQAQWQRNVYLWDPAPFSVSDAPGDWATMYRQIFNANVVLDELEKLKGQDEELYNRYRGHALFIRAWSYFSLSQVFLPANLDGAGNGPVIPLKLTPELEAPYEKVGVSEIYLQVMDDLLEAERLLPMKRQYPIRPGKTACWALMARINLAFEQYGLAEDYSAKVLAQSPTLLDFKALDDGIFPFEQFNEEVIFHAQLIGYGFTGYPSTKVMDELYESYTENDLRKTIYFTTRSGNVNLMGTLTGNHETFCGLATGEVYLIHAECLARKGDTAGAMGLLNELLSYRYDQSFEPLSATGQTDALEKIILERRKELAYRGTRWSDLRRLNKDPRFAKTIVKILDGMTYTLPPGSEKYVLPVPPREDNFE from the coding sequence ATGAACAGTATACAAAATCATATTATTATGGCCATGATCATCAGCATAGTCCATCTTTTGGCCTCATGCAATGGGTTCTTGGATGAAAAACCCAATAAGAGTATTGTCATTCCGGACAACTTTGAGGCCATCCGGGCCATATTGGACGCATCAGAATCAATGGGGAGGTCCGGGGCCATTCCGGTGATGGCGGCCGATGAATTTACCACTGATGCGGCGGGCCTGGCAAGGTGGCAGGCACAATGGCAACGGAACGTGTATCTGTGGGATCCGGCACCGTTTTCAGTTAGCGATGCCCCCGGGGATTGGGCCACGATGTACCGCCAGATTTTCAATGCCAACGTGGTGTTGGATGAGCTTGAAAAATTAAAAGGCCAGGACGAAGAATTATATAACCGCTATAGGGGCCATGCGCTCTTTATCAGGGCATGGTCCTATTTCAGCCTGAGCCAGGTTTTCCTTCCCGCAAACCTTGATGGGGCCGGTAATGGCCCGGTGATTCCGCTAAAGCTCACCCCTGAGCTGGAGGCTCCATATGAAAAAGTGGGGGTGTCTGAAATTTATCTACAGGTGATGGATGACCTGCTCGAAGCCGAAAGGTTATTGCCGATGAAACGACAGTATCCTATCCGTCCCGGGAAAACGGCCTGCTGGGCGTTGATGGCCCGGATTAACCTGGCTTTTGAACAGTATGGGCTGGCAGAAGACTATTCAGCAAAGGTGCTGGCACAATCCCCGACGCTGTTGGATTTCAAGGCCCTTGATGATGGTATATTTCCCTTTGAACAGTTCAATGAAGAAGTCATCTTCCACGCCCAGCTGATAGGATACGGCTTCACCGGGTACCCTTCTACCAAGGTGATGGATGAGCTCTATGAAAGTTATACGGAAAATGATCTGCGAAAAACAATTTATTTTACAACCAGATCGGGAAATGTCAACCTTATGGGAACATTGACAGGTAACCATGAGACATTCTGCGGCTTAGCTACGGGGGAGGTCTACCTTATCCATGCCGAATGCCTTGCCCGGAAAGGTGATACTGCAGGTGCCATGGGGCTGTTGAACGAACTGTTGTCCTATCGGTATGATCAATCTTTTGAGCCATTGTCGGCAACCGGCCAAACCGATGCCTTGGAAAAGATCATCCTTGAACGCAGGAAGGAGCTTGCCTATAGGGGAACAAGATGGTCAGACCTGAGGAGACTGAACAAAGACCCGAGGTTTGCCAAAACTATAGTTAAAATACTTGACGGAATGACCTATACGTTACCCCCTGGTTCGGAAAAATATGTGCTTCCGGTACCTCCTAGGGAAGATAACTTTGAATAG